A genomic window from Elaeis guineensis isolate ETL-2024a chromosome 3, EG11, whole genome shotgun sequence includes:
- the LOC105040325 gene encoding tRNase Z TRZ1 isoform X1, which produces MGSRKCTNKSEGPSSDSSPKGKKGLQIEGYPVEGLSIGGQETCVIFPTLKMAFDIGRCPQRAISQDFLFISHGHMDHIGGLPMYVATRGLYSMKPPTIFVPVSIKENVEKLFEVHRAMDHSELKHNLIGLDVGEEFQIRKDLKVKAFRTYHVIPSQGYVIYSVKQKLKQEYAGLTGNEIKNLRLSGVEITYTLTTPEIAFTGDTMSDFIVDPDNADALKSRVLVMESTFVDDAVTTEHAREFGHTHLLELARYAEKFENKAILLIHFSARYQSEDIESAITKLPPSFSGRIFALTEGF; this is translated from the exons ATGGGGAGTAGGAAATGTACCAACAAGAGTGAAGGGCCATCTAGTGACTCATCACCAAAAGGAAAGAAAGGTTTACAGATCGAGGGGTATCCAGTCGAGGGATTATCAATTGGAGGGCAAGAAACATGTGTGATATTTCCCACACTCAAAATGGCTTTTGACATTGGTAGATGTCCCCAACGAGCCATCTCCCAGGATTTTCTCTTCATCTCCCATGGCCACATGGACCACATT GGAGGACTGCCCATGTATGTTGCTACACGAGGCTTGTACAGTATGAAGCCACCAACTATATTTGTTCCAGTATCAATAAAAGAAAATGTGGAAAAGCTATTTGAAGTTCACAGGGCAATGGACCATTCCGAATTGAAGCACAATCTTATAGGCTTGGATGTGG GTGAAGAGTTTCAGATAAGGAAGGACCTCAAAGTGAAGGCATTTAGAACTTACCATGTAATACCGAGCCAG GGTTATGTAATTTATTCTGTAAAGCAGAAACTTAAACAAGAATATGCCGGTCTTACTGGAAATGAGATCAAGAACTTAAGATTATCAGGTGTGGAG ATAACTTACACATTGACAACACCTGAAATAGCTTTCACTGGAGACAccatgtcagattttatagttgaCCCAGACAATGCTGATGCACTGAAATCACGAGTTCTTGTCATGGAG AGCACTTTTGTTGATGATGCTGTTACAACAGAGCATGCAAGAGAATTTGGTCATACTCATTTGCTAGAG CTAGCACGTTATGCTGAGAAGTTCGAAAACAAAGCTATCCTTCTAATCCATTTTTCAGCTCGATATCAATCAGAG GATATCGAGT
- the LOC105040325 gene encoding nuclear ribonuclease Z isoform X2 — protein sequence MGSRKCTNKSEGPSSDSSPKGKKGLQIEGYPVEGLSIGGQETCVIFPTLKMAFDIGRCPQRAISQDFLFISHGHMDHIGGLPMYVATRGLYSMKPPTIFVPVSIKENVEKLFEVHRAMDHSELKHNLIGLDVGEEFQIRKDLKVKAFRTYHVIPSQGYVIYSVKQKLKQEYAGLTGNEIKNLRLSGVEITYTLTTPEIAFTGDTMSDFIVDPDNADALKSRVLVMELIALCLKTGQLARYAEKFENKAILLIHFSARYQSEDIESAITKLPPSFSGRIFALTEGF from the exons ATGGGGAGTAGGAAATGTACCAACAAGAGTGAAGGGCCATCTAGTGACTCATCACCAAAAGGAAAGAAAGGTTTACAGATCGAGGGGTATCCAGTCGAGGGATTATCAATTGGAGGGCAAGAAACATGTGTGATATTTCCCACACTCAAAATGGCTTTTGACATTGGTAGATGTCCCCAACGAGCCATCTCCCAGGATTTTCTCTTCATCTCCCATGGCCACATGGACCACATT GGAGGACTGCCCATGTATGTTGCTACACGAGGCTTGTACAGTATGAAGCCACCAACTATATTTGTTCCAGTATCAATAAAAGAAAATGTGGAAAAGCTATTTGAAGTTCACAGGGCAATGGACCATTCCGAATTGAAGCACAATCTTATAGGCTTGGATGTGG GTGAAGAGTTTCAGATAAGGAAGGACCTCAAAGTGAAGGCATTTAGAACTTACCATGTAATACCGAGCCAG GGTTATGTAATTTATTCTGTAAAGCAGAAACTTAAACAAGAATATGCCGGTCTTACTGGAAATGAGATCAAGAACTTAAGATTATCAGGTGTGGAG ATAACTTACACATTGACAACACCTGAAATAGCTTTCACTGGAGACAccatgtcagattttatagttgaCCCAGACAATGCTGATGCACTGAAATCACGAGTTCTTGTCATGGAG CTTATTGCTTTATGTCTTAAAACTGGACAGCTAGCACGTTATGCTGAGAAGTTCGAAAACAAAGCTATCCTTCTAATCCATTTTTCAGCTCGATATCAATCAGAG GATATCGAGT
- the LOC105040325 gene encoding nuclear ribonuclease Z isoform X3 translates to MGSRKCTNKSEGPSSDSSPKGKKGLQIEGYPVEGLSIGGQETCVIFPTLKMAFDIGRCPQRAISQDFLFISHGHMDHIGGLPMYVATRGLYSMKPPTIFVPVSIKENVEKLFEVHRAMDHSELKHNLIGLDVGEEFQIRKDLKVKAFRTYHVIPSQGYVIYSVKQKLKQEYAGLTGNEIKNLRLSGVEITYTLTTPEIAFTGDTMSDFIVDPDNADALKSRVLVMELARYAEKFENKAILLIHFSARYQSEDIESAITKLPPSFSGRIFALTEGF, encoded by the exons ATGGGGAGTAGGAAATGTACCAACAAGAGTGAAGGGCCATCTAGTGACTCATCACCAAAAGGAAAGAAAGGTTTACAGATCGAGGGGTATCCAGTCGAGGGATTATCAATTGGAGGGCAAGAAACATGTGTGATATTTCCCACACTCAAAATGGCTTTTGACATTGGTAGATGTCCCCAACGAGCCATCTCCCAGGATTTTCTCTTCATCTCCCATGGCCACATGGACCACATT GGAGGACTGCCCATGTATGTTGCTACACGAGGCTTGTACAGTATGAAGCCACCAACTATATTTGTTCCAGTATCAATAAAAGAAAATGTGGAAAAGCTATTTGAAGTTCACAGGGCAATGGACCATTCCGAATTGAAGCACAATCTTATAGGCTTGGATGTGG GTGAAGAGTTTCAGATAAGGAAGGACCTCAAAGTGAAGGCATTTAGAACTTACCATGTAATACCGAGCCAG GGTTATGTAATTTATTCTGTAAAGCAGAAACTTAAACAAGAATATGCCGGTCTTACTGGAAATGAGATCAAGAACTTAAGATTATCAGGTGTGGAG ATAACTTACACATTGACAACACCTGAAATAGCTTTCACTGGAGACAccatgtcagattttatagttgaCCCAGACAATGCTGATGCACTGAAATCACGAGTTCTTGTCATGGAG CTAGCACGTTATGCTGAGAAGTTCGAAAACAAAGCTATCCTTCTAATCCATTTTTCAGCTCGATATCAATCAGAG GATATCGAGT